In one Lolium rigidum isolate FL_2022 chromosome 3, APGP_CSIRO_Lrig_0.1, whole genome shotgun sequence genomic region, the following are encoded:
- the LOC124703546 gene encoding uridine kinase-like protein 3, whose amino-acid sequence MGSYSAGEVVAAAAAVSGAHYTALNLDQVDIKSSKLGEEQPTTSGMENGHHCPFVIGVAGGASSGKSTVCKMIIDQLCDHRVVVVTQESFYYGLSDEELVHVDDYNFDHPDAFNMDLLLSCLENLKHGRAVDIPDYNFKTHKSVPHARKVNPSDVIIMEGILLFHDSRVRDLMNMKIFVDTDADVRLTRRIRRDLEKGRVITSVLDQYSKFVKTAFEDFILPTKKYADIIIPRGANNNVAIDLIVQHIRTKLGQNDLCKIHPNLYVIQTTYQIRGMHTIIRDAATTTHDFIFYADRLIRLVVEHGLGHLPFKEKQVITPTGSVYTGVDFSKSLCGISVIRSGESMENALRACCKGIKIGKILIHREGDDGKQLIYHNLPKDIAKRHVLLLDPILGTGNSAVQAISLLLEKGVQEANIIFLNLISAPQGVHVVSKRFPRIKIVTSEIEQGLNDDFRVIPGMGEFGDRYFGTDDYQSSTPFFGDAKDRVRLL is encoded by the exons ATGGGGTCATACTCGGCGGGCGAagtggttgctgctgctgctgctgtttctGGTGCCCATTACACAGCACTTAATTTGGACCAGGTGGACATCAAAAGTTCCAAGTTGGGGGAGGAACAACCAACGACCTCAGGCATGGAGAATGGGCACCACTGTCCATTTGTTATTG GTGTTGCTGGCGGTGCATCTTCGGGTAAAAGTACTGTTTGCAAAATGATCATTGATCAGCTATGCGATCACCGTGTAGTTGTCGTCACTCAG GAGTCATTTTATTATGGACTGTCTGATGAAGAATTGGTCCATGTTGATGATTATAACTTTGATCATCCAG ATGCATTCAATATGGATTTACTACTCTCTTGTTTGGAAAACTTGAAACATGGCAGAGCTGTTGATATTCCTGACTACAACTTCAAAACACATAAGAGCGTCCCACATGCACGGAAG GTCAATCCTTCAGATGTCATAATTATGGAGGGAATTCTTCTTTTTCATGATTCACGTGTTCGGGATCTAATGAACATGAAGATCTTCGTTGATACAG ATGCTGATGTGCGTTTAACAAGAAGGATCCGCCGTGATCTTGAGAAGGGTAGAGTTATTACATCTGTGTTAGATCAG TACTCAAAGTTTGTTAAGACGGCTTTTGAAGACTTCATCCTCCCTACAAAGAAATATGCTGATATTATCATACCACGAGGCGCAAATAACAATGTGGCAATTGACCTAATTGTTCAGCATATTCGCACTAAACTTGGTCAAAATGATCTCTGTAAAATACATCCTAATTTATATGTCATTCAGACTACTTATCAG ATAAGAGGCATGCACACAATAATACGGGATGCTGCGACGACAACACATGATTTTATATTTTATGCTGATCGTTTGATTCGATTG GTTGTTGAGCATGGTCTGGGCCATCTTCCTTTCAAGGAAAAGCAGGTCATAactcccactg GATCTGTTTATACTGGTGTGGATTTCTCTAAAAGTTTATGTGGTATATCAGTGATTAGGAG TGGCGAAAGTATGGAGAATGCATTGCGGGCATGCTGCAAAGGTATAAAGATTGGGAAGATTCTTATTCATAGGGAAGGAGATGATGGGAAACAG CTCATCTATCATAATTTACCAAAAGATATTGCAAAAAGGCATGTTCTGCTGCTGGACCCAATATTGGGAAcag GAAATTCAGCTGTTCAAGCTATTTCTCTTCTGTTGGAGAAGGGTGTACAAGAGGCAAATATTATATTTCTCAATCTTATATCA GCTCCCCAAGGGGTGCACGTAGTCAGCAAGAGATTCCCAAGGATCAAGATTGTGACATCGGAGATTGAGCAAGGTCTGAATGATGATTTTCGCGTCATCCCCGGAATGGGTGAGTTTGGGGATAGATACTTTGGAACAGATGATTATCAGTCATCAACGCCATTCTTTGGTGATGCCAAAGATCGTGTAAG GTTGTTGTGA
- the LOC124703548 gene encoding uncharacterized protein LOC124703548 — protein MARRSVQWRHDFSFPGDPPTPMARMTDADDRRALPPRRPAENRLAPRAGEEDFRWLQAPSPGSPESGSGTPSPQLWAQHPHYGRLYPASAGSSPSRAQAIAGYRREMLDLVRGLPEASYELSLRDIVESRGPFPLPTPPPPPPPTQPHATAAMQGREYDEPKKHTAAAAMPTMDDEQTKKQSGDKKQGKARKQRTMRRTRSRSMERSVSLDTGLLIKLFMPLSVGRKQKVSPKPTAPAGAAKESKKKMKHKKEEEEEWWKKSEFSEAGSSSRTSSTGSSNSNGSASRNNGNGRVNGGTNPQAPARSRSRKRIGCYGFFRPNKGKNGVIEE, from the exons ATGGCCAGACGGTCGGTGCAGTGGAGGCACGACTTCAGCTTCCCTGGAGATCCGCCGACGCCCATGGCGCGGATGACTGACGCCGACGACAGGCGCGCGCTGCCGCCTCGGCGGCCGGCGGAGAACCGGTTGGCGCCGCGCGCGGGCGAGGAAGACTTCCGGTGGCTGCAGGCGCCGAGCCCCGGCTCGCCGGAGTCCGGCTCCGGCACGCCGTCGCCGCAGCTCTGGGCGCAGCACCCCCACTACGGTCGCCTCTACCCGGCCTCCGCCGGGAGCTCCCCGTCGCGTGCGCAGGCCATCGCCGGGTACCGCCGCGAGATGCTTGACCTCGTCCGCGGCCTCCCCGAGGCCTCCTACgagctctccctccgtgacatcgTCGAGTCCCGCGGCCCATTCCCGCTGCctacaccacctcctcctcctcccccgacTCAACcgcacgccaccgccgccatgcaAGGAAGAGAATACGACGAACCGAAGAAGCATaccgcagcggcggccatgcccaccatggacgACGAGCAGACCAAGAAACAGAGCGGCGACAAGAAACAGGGGAAGGCGAGGAAGCAGAGGACGATGCGGAGGACGCGGAGCCGGAGCATGGAGCGGAGCGTGAGCCTGGACACCGGACTGCTCATCAAGCTCTTCATGCCGCTCTCCGTCGGCCGGAAACAGAAGGTGTCGCCCAAGCCCACCGCGCCCGCCGGCGCCGCCAAGGAGAgcaaaaagaagatgaagcacaagaaggaggaggaggaagagtggTGGAAGAAGAGCGAGTTCAGCGAGGCGGGGAGCAGCAGCAGGACCAGCAGCAccggcagcagcaacagcaacgGCAGCGCCAGCAGGAATAATGGAAATGGACGTGTCAATGGCGGCACCAATCCGCAAGCTCCggccaggagcaggagcag AAAGAGGATTGGGTGCTATGGTTTCTTCAGACCAAATAAGGGCAAAAATGGAGTCATCGAAGAATGA